From a region of the Orcinus orca chromosome 18, mOrcOrc1.1, whole genome shotgun sequence genome:
- the LACC1 gene encoding purine nucleoside phosphorylase LACC1 isoform X1 gives MAEAVLIDLFGLKLNSQKNCHQTLLMTLNAVRNHHGAKAKFLCIMCCSNISCDHDDCELETSNGLSAFLREFETVSNSSMAASLYTIKQKIDEKNLSSIKVIVPVHRKTLMKAFIGQLFTDVYNFEFEDLQMTLRGGLLKQPTEINIITAQELEAIQNEIETYLRSLPTLKGELTIITSPLIPDIFIHGFTTRTGGISYIPTLSSFNLFSSSKRRDPKAVVQENLRRLGNAAGFNVKKFYRIKTDHANDVWIMGRKEPESYDGITTNQRGVTIAALGADCIPIVFADPVRKACGVAHSGWRGTLLGVAMATVNAMIAEYGCSLEDIIVVLGPSVGPCCFTLPRESAKAFHNLDPGCVRLFGSPNPYVDIRKATRILLEQGGILPQNIQDQNQDLNLCTSCHPDKFFSHVRDGLNFGTQIGFISIRE, from the exons ATGGCAGAAGCAGTGTTGATAGATCTCTTTGGTTTGAAATTAAACTCTCAGAAAAACTGTCATCAGACATTACTAATGACATTGAATGCTGTCCGAAACCACCATGGTGCCAAGGCCAAGTTCCTTTGCATAATGTGTTGCAGTAACATCAGCTGTGACCATGATGATTGTGAATTAGAAACAAGCAATGGATTATCTGCTTTCCTGAGAGAATTTGAGACTGTTAGCAATTCCAGCATGGCTGCCTCATTGTATACCATTAAACAAaaaattgatgaaaaaaatttgagCAGCATTAAGGTAATTGTGCCTGTGCACCGGAAGACATTAATGAAGGCTTTTATTGGTCAACTCTTCACTGATGTTTACAATTTTGAGTTTGAAGATTTACAGATGACTTTGAGGGGAGGTCTTTTGAAACAGCCTACTGAAATAAACATAATCACAGCTCAAGAACTAGAGGCAATccagaatgaaatagaaacatatTTGAGAAGTTTGCCAACACTGAAAGGAGAATTAACCATTATCACATCTCCTTTGATCCCAG ATATTTTCATACATGGATTTACTACAAGAACAGGTGGGATATCTTACATACCAACTCTTAGCTCATTCAATCTCTTCAGTAGTTCCAAACGGAGAGATCCCAAGGCTGTTGTTCAAGAAAATCTGCGTAGGCTGGGGAATGCAGCAGGATTTAACGTGAAGAAATTTTACCGAATAAAG ACTGATCATGCCAATGATGTCTGGATTATGGGAAGGAAGGAGCCTGAATCTTACGATGGAATCACCACAAATCAAAGAGGAGTCACAATAGCGGCTCTTGGTGCTGACTGTATACCGATAGTTTTTGCCGATCCTGTCAGAAAAGCATGTGGGGTTGCTCATTCTG GTTGGAGAGGTACTTTGTTAGGTGTTGCTATGGCTACAGTGAATGCTATGATAGCAGAATACGGCTGTAGTTTGGAAGACATTATTGTTGTACTGGGGCcttcagtaggaccttgctgttttaCTCTTCCAAGGGAATCAGCAAAGGCATTTCATAATCTTGATCCCGGATGTGTACGGCTCTTTGGCTCACCAAATCCCTATGTTGACATCCGTAAAGCCACGAG GATTCTTCTAGAACAGGGAGGAATTCTACCACAGAATATTCAGGACCAGAACCAAGATCTCAACCTCTGTACCTCCTGTCATCCTGACAAGTTTTTCTCCCATGTCCGAGATGGCCTTAACTTTGGTACACAGATTGGCTTCATATCAATTAGAGAATGA
- the LACC1 gene encoding purine nucleoside phosphorylase LACC1 isoform X2 → MAEAVLIDLFGLKLNSQKNCHQTLLMTLNAVRNHHGAKAKFLCIMCCSNISCDHDDCELETSNGLSAFLREFETVSNSSMAASLYTIKQKIDEKNLSSIKFEDLQMTLRGGLLKQPTEINIITAQELEAIQNEIETYLRSLPTLKGELTIITSPLIPDIFIHGFTTRTGGISYIPTLSSFNLFSSSKRRDPKAVVQENLRRLGNAAGFNVKKFYRIKTDHANDVWIMGRKEPESYDGITTNQRGVTIAALGADCIPIVFADPVRKACGVAHSGWRGTLLGVAMATVNAMIAEYGCSLEDIIVVLGPSVGPCCFTLPRESAKAFHNLDPGCVRLFGSPNPYVDIRKATRILLEQGGILPQNIQDQNQDLNLCTSCHPDKFFSHVRDGLNFGTQIGFISIRE, encoded by the exons ATGGCAGAAGCAGTGTTGATAGATCTCTTTGGTTTGAAATTAAACTCTCAGAAAAACTGTCATCAGACATTACTAATGACATTGAATGCTGTCCGAAACCACCATGGTGCCAAGGCCAAGTTCCTTTGCATAATGTGTTGCAGTAACATCAGCTGTGACCATGATGATTGTGAATTAGAAACAAGCAATGGATTATCTGCTTTCCTGAGAGAATTTGAGACTGTTAGCAATTCCAGCATGGCTGCCTCATTGTATACCATTAAACAAaaaattgatgaaaaaaatttgagCAGCATTAAG TTTGAAGATTTACAGATGACTTTGAGGGGAGGTCTTTTGAAACAGCCTACTGAAATAAACATAATCACAGCTCAAGAACTAGAGGCAATccagaatgaaatagaaacatatTTGAGAAGTTTGCCAACACTGAAAGGAGAATTAACCATTATCACATCTCCTTTGATCCCAG ATATTTTCATACATGGATTTACTACAAGAACAGGTGGGATATCTTACATACCAACTCTTAGCTCATTCAATCTCTTCAGTAGTTCCAAACGGAGAGATCCCAAGGCTGTTGTTCAAGAAAATCTGCGTAGGCTGGGGAATGCAGCAGGATTTAACGTGAAGAAATTTTACCGAATAAAG ACTGATCATGCCAATGATGTCTGGATTATGGGAAGGAAGGAGCCTGAATCTTACGATGGAATCACCACAAATCAAAGAGGAGTCACAATAGCGGCTCTTGGTGCTGACTGTATACCGATAGTTTTTGCCGATCCTGTCAGAAAAGCATGTGGGGTTGCTCATTCTG GTTGGAGAGGTACTTTGTTAGGTGTTGCTATGGCTACAGTGAATGCTATGATAGCAGAATACGGCTGTAGTTTGGAAGACATTATTGTTGTACTGGGGCcttcagtaggaccttgctgttttaCTCTTCCAAGGGAATCAGCAAAGGCATTTCATAATCTTGATCCCGGATGTGTACGGCTCTTTGGCTCACCAAATCCCTATGTTGACATCCGTAAAGCCACGAG GATTCTTCTAGAACAGGGAGGAATTCTACCACAGAATATTCAGGACCAGAACCAAGATCTCAACCTCTGTACCTCCTGTCATCCTGACAAGTTTTTCTCCCATGTCCGAGATGGCCTTAACTTTGGTACACAGATTGGCTTCATATCAATTAGAGAATGA
- the LACC1 gene encoding purine nucleoside phosphorylase LACC1 isoform X3, protein MGRKEPESYDGITTNQRGVTIAALGADCIPIVFADPVRKACGVAHSGWRGTLLGVAMATVNAMIAEYGCSLEDIIVVLGPSVGPCCFTLPRESAKAFHNLDPGCVRLFGSPNPYVDIRKATRILLEQGGILPQNIQDQNQDLNLCTSCHPDKFFSHVRDGLNFGTQIGFISIRE, encoded by the exons ATGGGAAGGAAGGAGCCTGAATCTTACGATGGAATCACCACAAATCAAAGAGGAGTCACAATAGCGGCTCTTGGTGCTGACTGTATACCGATAGTTTTTGCCGATCCTGTCAGAAAAGCATGTGGGGTTGCTCATTCTG GTTGGAGAGGTACTTTGTTAGGTGTTGCTATGGCTACAGTGAATGCTATGATAGCAGAATACGGCTGTAGTTTGGAAGACATTATTGTTGTACTGGGGCcttcagtaggaccttgctgttttaCTCTTCCAAGGGAATCAGCAAAGGCATTTCATAATCTTGATCCCGGATGTGTACGGCTCTTTGGCTCACCAAATCCCTATGTTGACATCCGTAAAGCCACGAG GATTCTTCTAGAACAGGGAGGAATTCTACCACAGAATATTCAGGACCAGAACCAAGATCTCAACCTCTGTACCTCCTGTCATCCTGACAAGTTTTTCTCCCATGTCCGAGATGGCCTTAACTTTGGTACACAGATTGGCTTCATATCAATTAGAGAATGA